In Stanieria sp. NIES-3757, the DNA window AAAGTATGCGTTTAACTCCTGTAGCTAAACGTTTATCAGAATTATTAGGACAAGAAGTTATTAAATGCGATGACTGTATTGGTGATGAAGTTACTGCAACTATAGATAAAATGTCTAATGGTCAAGTAGCTTTACTCGAAAACCTCCGTTTTTATGCAGAGGAAGAGAAAAATGAGCCAGAATTTGCTAAAAAATTAGCAGCTAATGCGGATTTATATGTTAATGATGCTTTTGGTACTGCACACCGCGCTCATGCTTCTACTGAAGGAGTAACTCACTACCTCAAACCTAGCGTAGCTGGTTACTTAATTGAAAAAGAGTTAAATTACCTCCAAAACGCGGTTGATAATCCTCAACGTCCTTTAGCTGCAATCATCGGTGGTTCTAAAGTTTCGAGTAAAATTGGCGTGATCGAAACTCTACTCGAAAAATGCGATAAGCTGCTGATTGGTGGTGGCATGATCTTCACTTTCTACAAAGCTCGTGGTTTAAAAGTTGGTAAGTCTTTAGTAGAAGAAGATAAATTAGAGTTAGCCAAATCTCTAGAAGCTAAAGCTAAAGAATTAGGAGTTGAGTTATTATTACCTACCGATGTTGTTGTCGCAGATAACTTTGCTCCCGATGCTAATTCTCAAACTGTTAGCATTGAAAATATTCCCGATGGTTGGATGGGATTAGATATTGGTCCTGATTCCGTTAAAGTATTCCAAGATGCTTTAGCTGATTGTCAAGCAGTAATTTGGAATGGTCCAATGGGTGTATTTGAATTCGATAAATTTGCCGTTGGTACTGAAGCGATCGCTCATACTTTAGCAGGTAAGAAAGATGCAGTTACCAT includes these proteins:
- a CDS encoding Phosphoglycerate kinase, coding for MSKKSVASLTEADVAGKRVLVRADFNVPLDDNGNITDDTRIRAALPTVKDLISKGGKVILCSHMGRPKGKVNESMRLTPVAKRLSELLGQEVIKCDDCIGDEVTATIDKMSNGQVALLENLRFYAEEEKNEPEFAKKLAANADLYVNDAFGTAHRAHASTEGVTHYLKPSVAGYLIEKELNYLQNAVDNPQRPLAAIIGGSKVSSKIGVIETLLEKCDKLLIGGGMIFTFYKARGLKVGKSLVEEDKLELAKSLEAKAKELGVELLLPTDVVVADNFAPDANSQTVSIENIPDGWMGLDIGPDSVKVFQDALADCQAVIWNGPMGVFEFDKFAVGTEAIAHTLAGKKDAVTIIGGGDSVAAVEKVGVADQMSHISTGGGASLELLEGKTLPGIVALDDA